The Ignatzschineria rhizosphaerae genome contains a region encoding:
- a CDS encoding GNAT family N-acetyltransferase produces the protein MRLIEGNEMVGKWLKEIQHPYKREVLIVELSDDSDDSELSALCSAFFKLYPQALFFSDHEPALHCDRVFSLCKTREYLGLTTSAVLFDARRGFALDYFLSIAATISRGGMLMILSQKNLGIFESQRFHEEAIATPYFHNYLKSLFSKWAYRLEEGKIFPPLKSEEIAFAAKPDVMIKAGAYHYEQLQIAQDFLAASEGIFTLFSKRGSGKSWLGAKLIADNPSHYILTAPNQNAIEQYREIEGLQFRAPDALFLTIEETDLQLETLIIEEAAKMPLSHLERLCRRFNKVLMISSVENYEGTGQGLREKIQDLVVITKGYQLQQSWRFLGNDPLKQLCDDLMLRSLQTGDCQNQRSSNLLHFSPATLFKEEIEYQFYNRQNMASLRSDLAQLSDLYQLLNDTHYQTNIQDLRRLFDAPSQIFVLAYYQKKLIGAIWAMEEGGLSPELTTTVFNGLRRPKGNLVAQMLAGQSYFPEAMLEKSIRISRISVVKPLRRLGIGQTMVHFLEEKVSAEIDFLSVSFGLTVNLLQFWESIGYQIAHLGFHLDKTTGLHSAVVLKGMGIQDQSQKRGELHWVEASFAKFKADAALNCQYKEYRPEIFQLLQEKAKAGIFDERDQSVINAFTHFKRAKHSVENALLREKLS, from the coding sequence GTGCGATTAATAGAAGGGAATGAGATGGTTGGTAAATGGTTAAAGGAGATACAGCATCCCTATAAACGGGAGGTATTGATTGTTGAGCTTAGTGATGACTCTGATGATAGTGAGCTTTCAGCGCTCTGCTCTGCTTTTTTTAAACTCTACCCACAAGCGCTTTTCTTTTCTGATCATGAACCTGCTCTTCATTGTGATCGTGTGTTTTCGCTCTGTAAAACACGTGAATACTTAGGATTAACAACATCTGCGGTACTTTTTGATGCCCGAAGAGGCTTTGCTTTAGATTATTTTCTATCGATTGCTGCCACAATTTCGAGAGGTGGCATGTTAATGATTCTTTCTCAAAAAAATTTGGGAATCTTTGAAAGCCAAAGGTTTCATGAGGAAGCGATTGCGACGCCTTATTTTCATAATTATTTAAAAAGCTTGTTTTCTAAATGGGCTTATCGTTTAGAAGAGGGGAAAATCTTTCCGCCTTTAAAGAGTGAAGAGATCGCTTTTGCCGCAAAGCCGGATGTAATGATAAAGGCGGGGGCTTATCACTATGAGCAATTACAGATTGCACAAGATTTTCTTGCTGCCTCAGAAGGGATTTTTACGCTTTTTTCTAAAAGAGGCTCTGGAAAATCATGGTTAGGGGCAAAGCTGATTGCGGACAACCCGAGTCATTATATTCTCACAGCGCCTAATCAAAATGCGATTGAGCAATACCGAGAGATTGAAGGATTACAGTTTAGAGCGCCTGATGCTCTCTTTTTAACGATTGAAGAGACAGATCTTCAATTAGAAACGCTGATTATTGAAGAAGCTGCAAAAATGCCATTATCGCATTTAGAAAGGTTATGCCGGCGTTTTAATAAAGTTTTGATGATCTCATCTGTCGAAAATTATGAAGGGACCGGGCAAGGATTACGGGAAAAAATCCAAGATCTTGTGGTGATTACAAAAGGCTATCAGCTTCAGCAATCATGGCGCTTTTTAGGTAATGATCCATTAAAACAGTTGTGCGATGATTTAATGTTGCGTTCGCTACAAACAGGCGATTGCCAAAATCAGCGCTCATCTAATCTCTTACATTTTTCCCCTGCGACTCTTTTTAAGGAAGAGATCGAGTATCAATTTTATAATCGCCAAAATATGGCGAGCTTACGAAGTGATCTTGCCCAATTAAGTGATCTTTATCAGCTATTAAATGACACGCATTACCAGACAAATATTCAAGATTTACGCCGGCTTTTTGATGCCCCTTCTCAAATCTTTGTTTTGGCTTATTATCAAAAAAAGTTAATCGGCGCGATTTGGGCAATGGAAGAAGGAGGATTGTCTCCAGAGTTAACAACCACTGTATTTAATGGCTTAAGGCGCCCAAAAGGTAACTTAGTGGCGCAGATGTTAGCAGGACAGAGCTATTTTCCAGAGGCAATGCTAGAAAAGTCTATTAGAATTTCCCGAATTTCTGTTGTAAAACCTTTAAGGCGATTAGGTATTGGCCAAACAATGGTTCATTTTTTAGAGGAAAAAGTGAGCGCAGAGATTGATTTTTTATCTGTCAGCTTTGGATTAACCGTAAATCTATTACAGTTTTGGGAGTCTATCGGGTATCAAATCGCGCATCTAGGTTTTCATCTTGATAAAACAACAGGGCTTCATTCAGCGGTTGTTTTAAAAGGGATGGGCATTCAAGATCAATCTCAAAAGAGAGGTGAATTACATTGGGTTGAGGCATCATTTGCAAAGTTTAAAGCAGATGCTGCATTAAATTGTCAATATAAGGAGTATCGCCCAGAGATTTTCCAGCTATTACAGGAAAAAGCAAAAGCAGGGATTTTTGATGAGAGGGATCAATCCGTGATTAATGCTTTTACCCATTTTAAACGGGCTAAGCATAGTGTTGAAAATGCTTTATTAAGAGAAAAATTAAGCTAG
- a CDS encoding amino acid permease, producing MKNRVFGSTLIIAGTAVGAGMLAMPLTSAQMGFGMTFFLLFILWVLLTFTALLYAEVHQYSPNDAGIAGITEQYFGLTGKLIVNFILLFFMYAVLTAYITGSGNLLFSFLPKSWNLDPQKAQKIAALTFAILFGIIVTIGIALSDITNRLFFGLKVLSFIVLLYLLFGQFSVSNLQYTPTDNLLLFSALPIFFMTFGFHICTPTINEYLQGNNRQLRLACIFGSTGIFIIYIIWQMATHGVLEQSKLIAILNEDPSLNGLIHAFEITTGSKTISEIVRIFSVLALTTSYIGVALGLSNAVKDLLAHFNMRKNNLMVGAITFIPPIIVGFTYPNIFLSAFAFAGVIFAFIGVILPVVLAYKSRKIHPKGQHVRGGNLSLILAVLFALIIIFVGSFPELLNLPKVVG from the coding sequence GTGAAAAATCGCGTATTTGGAAGCACGCTTATTATAGCGGGTACTGCCGTTGGCGCAGGAATGCTCGCTATGCCTCTTACATCAGCCCAAATGGGTTTCGGGATGACTTTCTTTCTTCTCTTTATTTTGTGGGTTTTATTAACATTTACCGCACTTCTCTACGCTGAAGTTCATCAATATAGCCCTAATGATGCCGGAATTGCAGGGATTACTGAACAGTACTTTGGCTTAACAGGAAAGCTTATCGTCAATTTTATCCTACTCTTTTTTATGTACGCCGTTTTAACGGCTTATATTACTGGGAGTGGTAATCTACTCTTTAGCTTTTTACCTAAATCTTGGAACCTAGATCCCCAAAAAGCACAAAAAATTGCAGCCCTTACGTTTGCGATCCTCTTTGGTATTATAGTCACGATTGGTATTGCGCTTTCTGATATTACTAACCGCCTCTTTTTTGGTTTAAAAGTTCTAAGCTTTATCGTCTTACTCTACCTACTTTTCGGTCAGTTCTCTGTTAGTAATCTTCAATATACACCAACAGATAATCTCCTACTCTTTTCAGCCCTACCCATCTTCTTTATGACCTTTGGTTTTCATATCTGTACCCCAACGATTAATGAGTATCTACAAGGCAATAACAGACAGCTACGTTTAGCTTGTATCTTTGGCTCTACAGGGATTTTTATTATCTATATCATTTGGCAAATGGCAACTCATGGGGTTTTAGAGCAATCAAAACTCATTGCTATCTTAAATGAAGATCCTAGCTTAAATGGGCTAATTCATGCCTTTGAAATTACAACAGGCAGTAAAACCATTAGTGAAATTGTACGAATATTCTCTGTGTTAGCACTAACAACCTCTTATATTGGCGTTGCATTAGGCTTATCAAATGCCGTAAAAGATCTCTTAGCACATTTTAATATGCGTAAAAATAATTTAATGGTCGGTGCCATTACCTTTATTCCTCCTATTATTGTCGGCTTTACTTACCCTAATATCTTTCTTAGCGCTTTTGCATTTGCCGGTGTCATCTTTGCCTTTATTGGTGTGATTTTACCTGTAGTTCTTGCCTATAAGTCCAGAAAAATACATCCAAAAGGACAACATGTTCGTGGGGGAAATCTATCTTTAATATTAGCGGTTCTCTTTGCACTAATCATTATCTTTGTCGGCTCATTCCCTGAATTACTCAATCTACCTAAGGTTGTCGGTTAA
- the fnr gene encoding fumarate/nitrate reduction transcriptional regulator Fnr, whose protein sequence is MQKKIKVACGNCSLQQLCLPVGLENNEFVKLEKIVQRGKPLSRGKHIYYPGDQFTSLYAVRSGAVKTYKVANDGTEYVTSFYLPGEIIGLDALSSGTHSCGAKTLETTSLCEIPYNQLDTIAVTIPNISRQLLKIMSHEIKCDEQMMTMIGSQPAKARLIALFLSLSTRLKRRGYSATEFSLSMSRADIGSYLGLAVETVSRLLKKLQDQGLIEVNHRQIKLLDIDQLREMVNLDIQ, encoded by the coding sequence ATGCAAAAGAAAATAAAAGTCGCATGTGGGAATTGTAGTTTGCAACAACTTTGTCTCCCTGTGGGTTTAGAAAATAACGAGTTTGTAAAACTTGAGAAAATTGTACAGAGAGGCAAGCCACTATCACGTGGAAAACATATTTACTATCCAGGAGATCAGTTTACATCTCTCTATGCGGTGAGATCTGGAGCTGTTAAAACCTATAAAGTTGCAAATGATGGTACCGAATATGTCACAAGTTTTTATCTACCTGGTGAGATTATTGGACTTGATGCGTTAAGTTCAGGAACCCATTCTTGCGGTGCTAAGACATTAGAGACAACGAGTCTTTGTGAAATTCCTTATAATCAACTTGATACGATTGCAGTCACTATTCCAAATATTTCAAGACAGCTATTAAAGATCATGAGTCATGAAATTAAGTGTGATGAGCAGATGATGACAATGATCGGCTCACAACCTGCGAAAGCACGTTTAATTGCGTTATTTTTAAGTCTTTCTACAAGATTAAAACGTCGTGGCTATTCTGCAACAGAGTTTTCATTAAGTATGTCTCGTGCGGATATTGGTAGTTACTTGGGATTAGCAGTCGAAACAGTGAGTAGACTTTTAAAGAAACTCCAAGATCAAGGATTGATTGAAGTAAATCATCGACAAATTAAACTACTAGATATTGATCAATTACGTGAAATGGTCAATTTAGATATTCAATAA
- a CDS encoding DMT family transporter, which translates to MTEIFAFFDAINVWVLLIFAIFCSAFATTSLKFLGCGAPKYTLLGVIVGYTLFLFIITLVMSRIDMSIGYAVWAGLSTVLMTISGTIFFREKLTLQKAISLTLVVVGVVVLNLADGVL; encoded by the coding sequence ATGACTGAGATTTTTGCCTTTTTTGATGCGATTAATGTTTGGGTTTTACTCATTTTTGCAATATTTTGCAGTGCTTTTGCCACAACAAGCCTTAAATTTTTAGGATGTGGTGCGCCTAAATATACCCTGCTTGGCGTTATTGTCGGTTACACCCTCTTTCTTTTTATTATTACGTTAGTGATGAGTCGTATTGATATGAGTATTGGTTATGCTGTTTGGGCAGGTTTATCAACGGTTTTAATGACGATATCAGGGACGATTTTTTTTAGAGAAAAACTCACATTACAAAAGGCCATTAGCCTGACATTAGTGGTGGTGGGGGTCGTTGTTTTAAATCTAGCGGATGGCGTTCTATAG
- a CDS encoding DMT family transporter, giving the protein MPAVLLMAIAICFEVIGTVCMKLSDGFNMILPSILMLVFYGLGFVAFVACIAKVQISIAYALWTAIGMVAISIIDILFFDAHLSNTKIIAFILISLGVVGLTFEPQKKVTHD; this is encoded by the coding sequence ATGCCAGCTGTATTACTAATGGCCATCGCAATCTGTTTCGAAGTTATAGGAACCGTTTGTATGAAACTATCAGATGGGTTTAATATGATTTTGCCCTCTATTTTGATGCTCGTATTTTACGGACTTGGGTTTGTTGCATTTGTCGCCTGTATTGCGAAAGTACAAATTTCAATTGCCTATGCGCTATGGACGGCTATTGGAATGGTCGCCATCTCTATTATTGATATTCTCTTTTTCGATGCGCATCTATCTAATACCAAAATTATTGCATTTATCTTAATTAGTTTAGGCGTTGTGGGTTTAACCTTTGAACCTCAGAAAAAGGTGACTCATGACTGA
- the rimP gene encoding ribosome maturation factor RimP codes for MRKDPYNLTELLSPSIEAMGYKLWGIEFHPNTKNAILRLYIDKEDGIGIEDCEIVSNQVAGLLDVHDPITMAYTLEVSSPGLDRYFFYPEQFAAYKDQLIAFQLRSAINNRRRFQGKVIDVTDTELSISMKLENDQFSEEPILVPLSNIDRAQLVIDF; via the coding sequence ATGCGTAAAGATCCTTATAATCTGACAGAACTTCTCTCTCCTTCAATCGAAGCGATGGGATACAAGCTTTGGGGCATTGAGTTTCATCCCAATACAAAAAATGCGATTCTTCGTCTTTATATAGATAAAGAAGATGGGATTGGCATTGAGGATTGTGAGATTGTGAGCAACCAAGTCGCAGGTCTTCTTGATGTTCATGATCCTATTACTATGGCTTATACTTTAGAAGTATCATCGCCAGGACTCGATCGTTACTTTTTCTACCCAGAACAGTTCGCAGCCTATAAAGATCAATTGATTGCCTTCCAACTACGTTCCGCAATCAATAACCGTCGCCGTTTTCAAGGTAAAGTCATTGACGTGACGGATACCGAATTAAGTATTAGTATGAAACTTGAAAATGACCAGTTTTCTGAAGAGCCGATATTAGTTCCTTTATCAAATATTGATCGAGCACAACTCGTGATCGACTTTTAA
- the nusA gene encoding transcription termination factor NusA: MNNKEIMLVAETVSNEKGISRDEIFAALEFALAAAARRTYTIDVDLRIEINKADGSYRTFRRWMVVEDNLPQEEQVPTRQITLSAAQIDDPEIQVGDFIEDEIDNIPFARIGAQTAKQIIFQKIREAERMQMARRYEHRIGELIRGTVKRIDRGNFYIDIGDNDEAFLAKENMIPRESLRIGNQIRAVLEEISMDNPRGPQIVLSRRSDDLIKALFEIEVPEINQGSIEIIAASRDPGSRAKIAVKTHDQRIDPVGACVGMRGSRVQNITKELAGERVDIVLWDENPVQFVINAMSPAEVLSVVVDEDHHMMDIAVSQDKLSQAIGRGGQNVRLASKLTGWELNVMGSEDAQQKYEKESGRTLDLFMEGLNVDEEVAEILIREGFSTIEEVAYVPVVEMLEIEEFDEDIIEALRDAAVEALNNKKALLQNLGDAAPTPELISALDDNELLAITLAKNNIRTLDDLAELSTDELCELIAIDEEDASKYIMAARQSWFE; this comes from the coding sequence ATGAATAATAAAGAAATAATGCTCGTTGCGGAAACCGTATCTAATGAAAAAGGCATCTCTCGTGATGAGATTTTTGCTGCATTAGAATTTGCGTTAGCAGCAGCTGCACGTAGAACTTATACCATTGATGTTGATCTTCGTATTGAGATTAATAAAGCTGATGGTTCTTATCGTACATTCCGCCGCTGGATGGTGGTAGAAGATAATCTTCCTCAAGAAGAGCAAGTTCCTACACGCCAAATTACGCTTTCAGCGGCACAAATTGACGACCCAGAGATTCAAGTTGGGGACTTTATTGAAGATGAAATTGATAATATTCCATTTGCGCGCATTGGTGCACAAACGGCTAAACAGATCATTTTCCAAAAAATTCGTGAAGCAGAAAGAATGCAAATGGCTCGTCGCTATGAGCATCGTATCGGTGAGCTCATCCGTGGTACGGTAAAACGTATTGATCGCGGTAACTTCTATATTGATATCGGCGATAACGATGAAGCATTCTTAGCAAAAGAGAATATGATTCCTCGTGAATCTCTTCGTATCGGCAATCAAATCCGTGCCGTTCTGGAAGAGATTAGTATGGATAATCCAAGAGGCCCACAGATCGTTCTTTCCAGAAGAAGTGATGATCTTATCAAAGCGCTTTTTGAGATTGAAGTCCCTGAGATTAACCAAGGTTCTATCGAGATCATTGCCGCAAGCCGTGATCCTGGTAGCCGCGCTAAAATTGCGGTAAAAACACATGATCAACGTATCGATCCTGTAGGTGCTTGCGTGGGAATGCGTGGTTCACGTGTTCAAAATATTACTAAAGAACTCGCAGGAGAGCGTGTTGATATCGTACTTTGGGATGAAAATCCTGTACAGTTCGTCATCAACGCCATGTCACCTGCAGAAGTTCTCTCTGTTGTGGTCGATGAGGATCATCACATGATGGATATCGCGGTTAGCCAAGATAAACTTTCTCAGGCAATTGGCCGTGGCGGACAAAACGTTCGCTTAGCATCAAAACTCACAGGTTGGGAACTCAACGTCATGGGTAGTGAAGATGCACAACAAAAATATGAGAAAGAATCAGGTCGTACGCTGGATCTCTTCATGGAAGGTCTTAACGTGGATGAAGAGGTTGCTGAAATCCTCATCCGTGAAGGATTCTCCACCATTGAAGAAGTTGCTTATGTCCCTGTTGTCGAGATGCTTGAAATTGAAGAGTTTGATGAAGATATCATCGAAGCCCTTCGTGATGCCGCTGTTGAAGCATTAAATAATAAGAAAGCATTACTCCAAAACTTAGGGGATGCAGCACCAACTCCAGAACTCATCAGCGCACTTGATGACAATGAGTTACTTGCCATTACACTCGCAAAAAATAATATTCGCACATTAGATGATTTAGCAGAACTCTCAACAGATGAGCTATGCGAACTCATTGCAATCGATGAAGAAGATGCAAGTAAGTATATTATGGCTGCAAGACAGAGCTGGTTTGAATAA
- the infB gene encoding translation initiation factor IF-2: protein MSEKDKTKSPSKITLKRKTHTELKVETAPGQARTVPVEVRRKRTYVKQKPEDNVVTPDEMDISVAAEESVSDASAVAQKAEKTEALPVDTPEPKVEIVKQEVNTSENTDKAEMEAKRKAEQEAKRLEADRVQKERQVAAKERAERELEEKKEAAKAKKEQRDRAQQEEIARLNRMASATEKPVSKVAIQFQTQEEEAPVEEPVIEPIVNDEEDAPIIKSVKRSPKLEEGSADKKPRKSNARRHDRDDKDLRAEISLKRENKRGNSQNRRQTKRSQAPQQHGFQLPTVTKQVEVDLGETISVADLAHKMSVKAAEVIKALMNLGSMVTINQLLDRETAAIVVEEMGHTFKFVSENPLEEELIASIEQGGTDLIKPRPPVVTIMGHVDHGKTSLLDYIRKEHVASGEAGGITQHIGAYHVKTDKGVISFLDTPGHSAFAAMRARGAKVTDIVVLVIAADDGIMPQTIEGIQHAKASNTPVIVAVTKVDKPTADKDRIMSELTQYGIVSEEWGGENLFAFVSSKTGEGIDHLLDQILVQAEVLELKAIAEGPARGSVIESKLDRGRGPVASILVQSGLLKKGDILLAGYEYGRVRALIDENGQQVDSASPSIPVEVIGLSGVPNAGDEVMVVPDERKAREIALFRQGKFREIKLARQHKSKLENLFNSMGEAETKRLNIVLKADVQGSIEAIVNALHELSNDEVTVTVVASGVGGITESDANLAVSSDALVIGFNVRADNSARRIIEEEGLSLYYYSVIYDVIDEVTKALIGKLAPQFKEQIIGIAEVRDVFRSPKIGAIAGCMVTEGLIKRHSPIRVLRDNIVIYEGELESLRRFKDDVNEVRAGIECGIGVKNYNDVRTGDQIEVFETVEVERKL from the coding sequence ATGAGTGAAAAAGATAAAACAAAAAGCCCATCAAAAATTACGTTAAAACGCAAAACCCATACAGAGTTAAAAGTTGAAACAGCTCCTGGGCAAGCACGTACGGTTCCTGTTGAGGTTCGTCGTAAACGTACTTATGTGAAGCAGAAACCTGAAGACAATGTTGTAACACCAGATGAGATGGATATCTCAGTTGCAGCGGAAGAATCAGTTTCTGACGCTTCGGCTGTTGCTCAAAAAGCAGAAAAAACTGAGGCTCTTCCGGTAGACACCCCTGAACCAAAAGTAGAAATCGTAAAACAAGAAGTGAATACTTCAGAGAACACAGATAAAGCCGAGATGGAAGCAAAACGAAAAGCGGAACAAGAGGCAAAACGCCTTGAAGCTGATAGAGTTCAAAAAGAACGTCAAGTCGCTGCTAAAGAGCGCGCAGAACGCGAACTTGAAGAGAAAAAAGAAGCTGCAAAAGCGAAAAAAGAACAGCGTGATCGTGCACAACAAGAAGAGATTGCTCGTCTTAATCGCATGGCATCAGCCACAGAAAAACCGGTATCAAAAGTAGCGATTCAATTCCAAACACAAGAGGAAGAAGCGCCTGTTGAAGAACCTGTTATCGAACCTATTGTTAATGATGAAGAGGATGCACCGATTATTAAATCTGTGAAACGTTCTCCAAAATTAGAAGAAGGTAGTGCTGATAAGAAACCTCGTAAATCTAATGCTCGTCGTCATGATCGTGATGATAAAGATTTACGTGCGGAGATCTCTCTTAAGCGTGAAAATAAACGAGGTAATAGCCAAAACCGCCGTCAAACCAAACGCTCACAAGCACCACAACAACATGGTTTCCAATTGCCAACTGTCACAAAACAGGTGGAAGTAGATTTAGGTGAAACCATTAGCGTTGCAGATCTTGCACACAAAATGTCAGTGAAAGCCGCTGAAGTTATTAAAGCGCTCATGAACTTGGGTTCAATGGTGACAATTAACCAATTACTTGATCGTGAAACTGCAGCCATTGTGGTTGAAGAGATGGGTCATACCTTTAAATTTGTAAGTGAAAATCCTCTAGAAGAAGAGCTCATCGCTTCAATTGAACAAGGGGGTACAGATCTTATTAAACCTCGTCCTCCTGTTGTAACAATCATGGGTCATGTTGACCATGGTAAAACATCACTTCTTGACTATATCCGTAAAGAACATGTTGCAAGCGGTGAAGCAGGTGGGATTACTCAGCACATCGGTGCATATCATGTAAAAACAGATAAAGGCGTAATCTCGTTCTTAGATACTCCAGGACACAGTGCATTCGCCGCAATGCGTGCTCGTGGGGCAAAAGTCACAGATATCGTGGTACTTGTTATCGCAGCAGATGATGGCATCATGCCACAAACAATTGAAGGGATTCAGCATGCTAAAGCATCTAATACGCCGGTGATTGTGGCGGTAACTAAAGTGGATAAACCTACCGCTGATAAAGATCGTATCATGTCAGAATTGACACAATACGGCATTGTTTCTGAAGAGTGGGGCGGTGAGAACCTCTTTGCCTTTGTTTCTTCAAAAACAGGGGAAGGCATTGACCATCTATTAGATCAGATCTTAGTACAAGCGGAAGTTTTAGAACTAAAAGCAATTGCTGAAGGTCCTGCTCGTGGTTCTGTGATTGAGTCTAAGCTCGATCGTGGTCGTGGTCCTGTTGCTTCTATCTTAGTTCAATCAGGTCTTCTTAAAAAAGGGGATATCCTTCTTGCCGGTTATGAATATGGCCGCGTAAGAGCATTGATTGATGAAAATGGACAACAAGTTGATAGCGCGTCTCCTTCTATTCCGGTAGAAGTAATTGGTCTATCTGGGGTTCCTAATGCAGGGGACGAAGTTATGGTCGTTCCTGATGAGCGTAAAGCCCGTGAAATTGCGCTTTTCCGTCAAGGTAAATTCCGTGAGATCAAACTTGCAAGACAACATAAATCAAAACTTGAAAACCTCTTTAATTCAATGGGTGAAGCAGAAACAAAACGCCTCAACATTGTGCTTAAAGCAGACGTTCAAGGTTCTATCGAAGCAATTGTTAATGCGCTTCATGAGTTATCAAATGATGAAGTAACGGTAACCGTTGTCGCAAGTGGCGTAGGTGGTATTACAGAATCTGATGCAAACTTAGCAGTCTCTTCTGATGCACTTGTCATTGGATTTAACGTTCGTGCGGACAATAGTGCTCGTAGAATTATTGAAGAAGAAGGTTTATCTCTTTACTACTACAGCGTGATCTATGATGTCATTGATGAAGTGACAAAAGCATTAATTGGTAAACTTGCTCCACAATTTAAAGAACAAATCATTGGTATCGCAGAAGTTCGTGATGTCTTTAGATCTCCAAAAATTGGAGCAATTGCCGGCTGTATGGTAACGGAAGGTTTAATTAAACGTCATAGCCCAATCCGTGTCCTTCGTGATAATATTGTGATCTATGAAGGCGAACTTGAATCATTACGTCGCTTTAAAGATGACGTTAACGAAGTTCGTGCAGGTATTGAGTGTGGTATCGGTGTGAAAAACTATAATGATGTTCGCACAGGTGACCAAATCGAAGTATTTGAAACAGTGGAAGTAGAACGCAAACTATAA
- the rbfA gene encoding 30S ribosome-binding factor RbfA, producing the protein MSNNSRLKRIDEQLRQELSMLIRKEISDSRAMMVSITLVETVRDFSQAKVYITYLGPKEERGEIIDLLHEYGPEFRRQLGKILRLRTIPRFHFIYDDLLEKSNAITSLITEAIRSDELKAEKNRPDESED; encoded by the coding sequence ATGAGTAATAATTCACGTTTAAAACGCATAGATGAGCAGCTCCGTCAGGAGCTCTCAATGCTTATTCGCAAAGAGATCAGTGATTCACGTGCCATGATGGTTTCCATCACCTTAGTGGAAACGGTACGGGACTTTTCTCAAGCTAAAGTCTATATCACCTATTTAGGTCCTAAAGAGGAACGAGGTGAAATTATCGACTTACTCCATGAGTATGGTCCTGAATTTCGCCGTCAACTTGGGAAGATATTACGCTTACGGACGATTCCTCGTTTTCATTTTATTTACGATGATCTCCTTGAAAAGAGTAATGCGATCACTTCCCTTATTACAGAAGCGATTCGTTCCGACGAACTAAAAGCTGAGAAAAATCGCCCAGATGAATCAGAAGATTAA
- the truB gene encoding tRNA pseudouridine(55) synthase TruB, translated as MNQKIKHKRRHIDGILLLDKPKGITSNHILQRVKRLFNAEKAGHSGTLDPMATGMLPICFGEATKFAGQLLDNHKTYQFTCKLGEKTSTGDAEGEIIETKAIAENLTASHIENALNSFLGEISQIPPMVSALHHEGKRLYELAREGIEVERKARNITILSLTLDEFNETSFTATVTCSKGTYVRVLAEDIAQNLQTVGHLTMLRRVTIHPFENETLIPFSKIESLKDQLDSLDALLLPIDRAVTDLPILTFNQEDSARILHGQRIRIEGTLDSNLYRLYSDDNQFLGIGAPNTPTSIGPKRIIQQS; from the coding sequence ATGAATCAGAAGATTAAACATAAACGCCGTCATATTGACGGCATTTTGCTTTTAGATAAACCTAAAGGCATCACTAGTAACCACATTTTACAAAGAGTAAAAAGACTCTTCAATGCTGAAAAAGCAGGCCATAGCGGAACATTAGATCCCATGGCAACAGGCATGCTGCCCATCTGTTTTGGAGAAGCAACCAAATTTGCAGGTCAACTTCTGGATAACCACAAAACTTATCAGTTTACCTGTAAGCTTGGGGAAAAAACCTCAACCGGAGATGCCGAAGGCGAAATTATTGAAACAAAGGCTATTGCGGAAAATTTAACAGCCTCACACATAGAAAATGCCCTCAATAGCTTTCTTGGGGAGATCTCCCAAATTCCTCCAATGGTTTCCGCTCTTCATCATGAAGGTAAAAGACTTTATGAACTCGCGCGAGAAGGAATTGAGGTTGAGAGAAAAGCCCGTAATATTACGATTTTGTCACTGACTTTAGATGAGTTTAATGAAACCTCTTTTACCGCAACCGTTACCTGTTCTAAAGGGACTTACGTTAGAGTATTAGCAGAAGATATTGCCCAAAACTTACAAACAGTGGGGCATTTAACAATGCTTAGAAGAGTGACTATTCATCCTTTTGAAAATGAGACCTTAATTCCTTTTTCAAAAATAGAATCATTAAAAGATCAATTAGATAGTTTAGATGCTTTATTACTTCCGATTGATCGTGCCGTCACTGATTTACCAATACTCACCTTTAATCAGGAGGATTCTGCCCGCATTCTTCATGGACAAAGGATACGAATAGAAGGTACACTCGATAGTAATTTATATCGCCTCTACAGTGACGATAACCAATTTTTAGGGATCGGTGCGCCTAATACGCCAACCTCAATTGGCCCGAAACGCATCATCCAACAAAGTTAA